A window from Streptomyces sp. NBC_00271 encodes these proteins:
- a CDS encoding DUF881 domain-containing protein has protein sequence MSNEGETPENRLRRELPEEVPAEAPESSESEQRDEKDEPSLTGRQRLVKGVWPPRVTRAQLIVALLLFGLGFGLAVQVASNSDSGSALRGARQEDLVRILDELDNRTQRLEDEKQGLEDQRTELENSSNQAAEARKQTAEKEKQLGILAGTVAAQGPGITLTINDTKGTVKADMLLDAIQELRAAGAEAIEVNGVRVVASTYLADSGKGVSVDGNKITQPYRFKVIGKPQDLEPALNIPGGVVQTLEKEQATVTVERATKIIVDALRAAKQPDYARSSSQ, from the coding sequence ATGAGCAACGAAGGCGAGACGCCCGAGAACCGGCTGCGCAGGGAGCTTCCCGAAGAGGTCCCGGCCGAGGCTCCCGAGAGTTCGGAGTCCGAGCAGCGTGACGAGAAGGACGAGCCGTCGCTGACCGGCCGGCAGCGGCTGGTGAAGGGGGTGTGGCCGCCGCGGGTCACCCGCGCGCAACTCATCGTCGCCCTGCTTCTGTTCGGCCTCGGCTTCGGTCTGGCCGTCCAGGTGGCCTCCAACAGTGACAGCGGCAGCGCCCTGCGCGGCGCGCGCCAGGAAGATCTCGTACGCATCCTCGATGAACTCGACAACCGTACGCAGCGTCTAGAAGACGAGAAGCAGGGTCTCGAAGATCAGCGCACCGAGCTGGAGAACAGCTCGAACCAGGCCGCGGAGGCCCGCAAGCAGACCGCCGAGAAGGAGAAGCAACTCGGCATTCTGGCGGGCACGGTGGCGGCGCAGGGACCCGGCATCACGCTGACGATCAACGACACGAAGGGGACGGTCAAGGCCGACATGCTGCTTGACGCGATCCAGGAACTACGCGCCGCCGGCGCGGAGGCGATCGAGGTGAACGGTGTACGGGTCGTCGCCAGCACCTATCTGGCGGACTCCGGCAAGGGCGTGAGCGTCGACGGGAACAAGATCACCCAGCCCTATCGTTTCAAGGTCATCGGTAAGCCGCAGGACCTTGAGCCGGCGCTCAACATCCCCGGGGGTGTGGTGCAGACTCTCGAGAAGGAGCAGGCCACCGTCACGGTGGAGCGTGCGACGAAGATCATTGTGGACGCCTTGCGGGCTGCGAAGCAGCCTGACTACGCTCGGTCGTCCTCCCAGTGA
- a CDS encoding DUF881 domain-containing protein: MSLLTNVMDHSLDDGYAEAAARKQTEGAGGMPKTVRAKLGLAAGLVLAALVVTVGAANARIAAPVVAKERQELIDRVERETAAADKLESGVDTLRDDVSARQNEALKKQGGSGQADLVGVLSGAVAVHGPGAKLVVDDAKEATEGGDGNPRETSGFSDTGRVRDRDMQRVVNGLWESGAEAVSINGQRLTALSAIRAAGDAILVDNKPLVPPYTVLAVGDGERLSTRFQNSADGLYLHALQENYGIRTAISVEKDVQLSAAPSVIVRTAQPSTEKGTS, encoded by the coding sequence ATGTCGCTGCTCACGAACGTCATGGATCACAGCCTCGACGACGGATACGCCGAGGCCGCCGCCCGTAAGCAGACCGAGGGCGCCGGCGGCATGCCGAAGACGGTGCGGGCGAAGCTGGGCCTCGCGGCCGGTCTCGTCCTCGCGGCCCTGGTGGTGACCGTGGGCGCGGCGAACGCGCGGATCGCGGCACCGGTCGTCGCCAAGGAGCGTCAGGAACTCATCGACCGCGTCGAGCGAGAGACCGCGGCCGCGGACAAGCTCGAGAGCGGCGTCGACACCCTGCGCGACGATGTGAGCGCCCGGCAGAACGAGGCGTTGAAGAAGCAGGGGGGCAGCGGCCAGGCCGATCTGGTGGGCGTCCTGTCGGGTGCCGTCGCCGTTCACGGCCCCGGTGCGAAGCTCGTCGTGGACGACGCCAAGGAAGCCACCGAGGGCGGCGACGGCAATCCTCGTGAGACCAGTGGGTTCTCCGACACCGGGCGCGTCCGCGACCGTGACATGCAGCGGGTCGTCAACGGGCTCTGGGAGTCCGGCGCGGAGGCCGTCTCGATCAACGGGCAACGGCTGACGGCACTGTCGGCGATCAGGGCAGCGGGTGACGCGATACTGGTCGACAACAAACCGCTGGTGCCGCCCTACACGGTGCTGGCGGTGGGGGACGGCGAGCGGCTCAGCACCAGGTTCCAGAACAGTGCCGACGGCCTGTATCTGCACGCCTTGCAGGAGAACTACGGCATCCGGACCGCCATTTCCGTCGAAAAGGACGTCCAGTTGTCCGCCGCACCGAGTGTGATCGTACGTACAGCGCAGCCGAGCACAGAGAAGGGCACATCGTGA
- a CDS encoding mannose-1-phosphate guanyltransferase — translation MKAVVMAGGEGTRLRPMTSSMPKPLLPVVNRPIMEHVLRLLKRHGLNETVVTVQFLASLVKNYFGDGEELGMELTYANEEKPLGTAGSVKNAEEALKDDTFLVISGDALTDFDLTDLINFHKEKGAMVTVCLTRVPNPLEFGITIVDEEGKVERFLEKPTWGQVFSDTVNTGIYVMEPEVFDYVEADVSVDWSGDVFPQLMKEGKPVFGYIAEGYWEDVGTHESYVKAQADVLEGKVDVEIDGFEISPGVWVAEGAEVHPDAVLRGPLYIGDYAKVEADAEIREHTVVGSNVVVKSGAFLHRAVVHDNVYIGQHSNLRGCVIGKNTDIMRAARIEDGAVIGDECLVGEESIIQGNVRVYPFKTIEAGAFVNTSVIWESRGQAHLFGARGVTGILNVEITPELAVRLAGAYATTLKKGSTVTTARDHSRGARALKRAVISALQASAIDVRDLENVPLPVARQQTARGSAGGIMIRTTPGVPDSVDIMFFDGQGADLSQGGQRKLDRVFARQEYRRAFPGEIGDLHFPASVFDSYTGSLLRNVDTTGITESGLKVVVDASNGSAGLVLPSLLGKLGVDSLTINPGLDESRPTETSDTRRAGLVRLGEIVASARAAFGVRFDPVGERLSLVDEKGRIVEDDRALLVLLDLVAAERRSGRVALPVTTTRIAEQVAAYHGTQVEWTTTSPDDLTRVGREESTIFGGDGRGGFIIPEFSSVFDGAAAFVRLIGLVARTQLTLSQIDARIPRAHVLKRDLATPWAVKGLVMRRVVEAAGDRFVDTTDGVRVVETDGRWVMVLPDPAEAVTHLWAEGPDDASAEALLDEWAAVVDSAGR, via the coding sequence ATGAAGGCCGTCGTGATGGCCGGAGGCGAAGGCACACGCCTTCGTCCCATGACCTCAAGCATGCCCAAGCCGCTCCTGCCGGTGGTGAACCGCCCGATCATGGAGCACGTGCTGCGGCTGCTCAAAAGGCATGGGCTCAACGAGACCGTCGTTACTGTCCAGTTCTTGGCCTCATTGGTCAAGAACTACTTCGGTGACGGCGAAGAGCTCGGTATGGAGCTCACCTATGCCAATGAGGAGAAGCCACTCGGTACCGCCGGGAGCGTCAAGAACGCCGAGGAGGCGTTGAAGGACGACACTTTCCTGGTGATCTCCGGTGACGCCCTGACCGACTTCGATCTCACCGACCTCATCAATTTCCACAAGGAAAAGGGTGCGATGGTCACCGTCTGTCTGACGCGTGTGCCGAACCCCCTTGAATTCGGCATCACCATCGTGGACGAAGAGGGCAAGGTCGAGCGCTTCCTGGAGAAACCCACCTGGGGCCAGGTCTTCTCCGACACCGTCAACACGGGTATCTACGTGATGGAGCCCGAAGTCTTCGACTACGTCGAGGCCGATGTCTCGGTCGACTGGTCCGGTGATGTCTTCCCTCAGCTGATGAAGGAGGGCAAGCCGGTCTTCGGCTATATCGCCGAGGGCTACTGGGAGGACGTCGGCACCCACGAGAGCTATGTGAAGGCGCAGGCCGACGTCCTCGAGGGCAAGGTCGACGTCGAGATCGACGGTTTCGAGATCTCCCCGGGCGTATGGGTTGCCGAAGGCGCCGAAGTGCATCCCGACGCCGTACTGCGCGGCCCGCTCTACATCGGCGACTACGCCAAGGTCGAAGCGGACGCCGAAATCCGTGAGCACACCGTCGTCGGCTCCAACGTCGTCGTCAAGAGCGGGGCCTTTCTGCACAGGGCCGTGGTCCACGACAACGTGTACATCGGCCAGCACAGCAATTTGCGGGGCTGCGTGATCGGGAAGAACACCGACATCATGCGGGCCGCGAGGATCGAGGACGGCGCAGTCATCGGCGACGAATGCCTCGTCGGTGAAGAATCGATCATCCAGGGGAACGTACGCGTCTATCCGTTCAAGACCATCGAGGCCGGAGCCTTCGTCAACACCTCGGTGATCTGGGAGTCGCGCGGTCAGGCGCATCTTTTCGGCGCCCGCGGTGTCACCGGAATCCTGAACGTGGAGATCACTCCGGAGCTCGCCGTGCGCCTGGCGGGGGCGTACGCGACGACGCTCAAGAAGGGCTCCACCGTCACCACGGCCCGCGACCACTCCCGAGGCGCCCGTGCGCTGAAGCGGGCGGTCATCTCGGCGCTGCAGGCCAGCGCCATCGACGTACGCGATCTGGAGAACGTACCGCTGCCAGTGGCTCGTCAGCAGACCGCCAGGGGCAGTGCGGGCGGGATCATGATCCGTACGACGCCCGGGGTACCGGACTCCGTCGACATCATGTTCTTCGACGGACAAGGTGCCGACCTGTCGCAAGGGGGGCAGCGCAAGCTCGACCGGGTGTTCGCGCGGCAGGAGTACCGGCGTGCGTTCCCGGGGGAGATCGGGGATCTGCACTTCCCCGCCAGCGTCTTCGATTCGTACACCGGATCACTGCTCAGAAATGTCGACACCACCGGTATCACCGAATCCGGTCTGAAGGTGGTCGTGGACGCCTCGAACGGCAGTGCGGGGCTGGTGCTGCCCAGTCTGTTGGGCAAGCTCGGTGTGGACTCCCTGACCATCAATCCCGGTCTCGACGAATCCAGGCCCACGGAGACGTCGGACACGCGGCGGGCAGGCCTGGTGCGGCTGGGCGAGATCGTCGCGTCCGCGCGGGCCGCGTTCGGGGTGCGTTTCGACCCGGTGGGCGAGCGGCTCTCGCTCGTCGACGAGAAGGGGCGGATCGTCGAGGACGACCGGGCCCTGCTCGTGCTGCTCGACCTGGTGGCCGCGGAGCGGCGCAGTGGGCGGGTGGCGCTGCCGGTGACCACCACGCGGATCGCCGAGCAGGTGGCGGCGTACCACGGGACGCAGGTGGAGTGGACGACGACGTCTCCGGACGATCTGACGAGGGTCGGACGCGAGGAGTCGACGATCTTCGGCGGTGACGGGCGCGGCGGATTCATCATTCCGGAGTTCAGCAGCGTCTTCGACGGCGCGGCGGCTTTCGTACGACTGATCGGGCTGGTGGCGCGGACGCAGCTCACGCTGAGCCAGATCGACGCGCGGATCCCGCGGGCGCATGTCCTCAAGCGCGACCTGGCCACTCCTTGGGCCGTCAAGGGCCTGGTGATGCGCCGGGTCGTGGAGGCGGCCGGGGACCGGTTCGTGGACACGACCGACGGCGTACGGGTCGTGGAGACGGACGGGCGCTGGGTGATGGTGCTTCCCGACCCCGCCGAGGCGGTGACGCATCTGTGGGCGGAGGGGCCTGACGACGCGTCCGCGGAGGCCCTGCTCGACGAGTGGGCGGCCGTCGTGGACAGCGCAGGTCGCTGA
- a CDS encoding CDP-alcohol phosphatidyltransferase family protein — translation MEVQETRVQTDRVLTIPNILSMARLVGVPVFLWLILRPEFGGPKSDGWALLVLMLSGVSDYLDGKLARRWNQISSLGRLLDPAADRLYILSTLVGLTWREILPLWLTAVLLARELVLLVVVAVLRRHGYPPLQVNFLGKAATFNLMYAFPLLLLSDGSGWLASLAAIFGWAFAGWGTTLYWWAGVLYVVQVRRLLRADAMAD, via the coding sequence GTGGAGGTCCAGGAGACCCGCGTCCAGACGGACCGGGTCCTCACCATCCCGAACATCCTCAGCATGGCGCGCCTCGTCGGCGTACCCGTCTTCCTGTGGCTGATCCTCCGGCCCGAGTTCGGCGGTCCCAAGAGTGATGGCTGGGCGCTGCTCGTGCTCATGCTGAGCGGCGTCAGTGACTATCTCGACGGGAAGCTCGCGCGGCGCTGGAATCAAATCAGCAGCCTCGGCCGGCTGCTTGATCCCGCGGCGGACCGGCTCTACATTCTCTCCACTCTTGTGGGGCTCACCTGGCGCGAGATTCTGCCGCTGTGGTTGACGGCTGTGCTTCTGGCGCGTGAGCTGGTTCTGCTGGTGGTCGTGGCAGTCCTCCGGCGTCACGGCTATCCGCCGTTGCAGGTGAACTTCCTCGGGAAGGCGGCCACCTTCAACCTGATGTACGCCTTCCCTCTGTTGCTGCTCAGCGATGGAAGCGGATGGCTCGCGTCACTCGCCGCGATTTTCGGATGGGCGTTCGCCGGGTGGGGTACAACCCTCTATTGGTGGGCAGGAGTCCTCTACGTGGTCCAGGTCCGCCGGCTTCTCAGGGCGGACGCCATGGCCGATTGA
- a CDS encoding small basic family protein has protein sequence MIAVLGLVVGVVAGLLVRPEVPAVVEPYLPIAVVAALDAVFGGLRAMLDGIFDDKVFVVSFLSNVVVAALIVFLGDKLGVGAQLSTGVVVVLGIRIFSNAAAIRRHVFRA, from the coding sequence GTGATCGCCGTACTGGGCCTCGTCGTGGGAGTCGTGGCTGGATTGTTGGTCCGGCCCGAGGTTCCGGCGGTCGTCGAGCCTTACCTTCCGATCGCCGTCGTGGCGGCGCTGGACGCCGTCTTCGGAGGGCTGCGGGCGATGCTCGACGGCATCTTCGACGACAAGGTCTTCGTGGTCTCCTTCCTGTCGAACGTGGTCGTGGCCGCGCTGATCGTCTTCCTGGGCGACAAGTTGGGCGTGGGCGCCCAACTCTCCACCGGCGTCGTGGTCGTCCTCGGCATCCGCATCTTCTCCAACGCCGCGGCGATCCGCCGGCACGTCTTCCGGGCGTGA
- a CDS encoding FHA domain-containing protein, producing the protein MGGAWWKLSGGYGRCEDVRVDRCVQSVFVLPHGRVCFGQGESPVKLFAKLFGKSARGEGSDNATARHRAPRHGDAEGQSGDRPLFRDQVGDIPGGQGAPSVDPAQSGRIGFGEPSASSAGGGFASDPYASHAPGGQPRQEDPSMSALVCTRCGNRNAENSRFCSNCGAPLRPGAVPERPSETTSTISISGLEAYDAEVTGQTQMPTLSPEAQAAVDALPLGSALLVVRRGPNSGSRFLLDSDLTTAGRHPQSDIFLDDVTVSRRHVEFRRAADGSFTVADVGSLNGTYVNRERIDSVPLSNGDEVQIGKYRLVFYASQRGI; encoded by the coding sequence ATGGGTGGTGCGTGGTGGAAACTGTCTGGTGGATACGGACGTTGTGAGGATGTCCGGGTCGACCGGTGTGTTCAATCAGTGTTCGTCCTGCCCCACGGGCGGGTCTGTTTCGGTCAAGGGGAATCGCCCGTGAAGTTGTTTGCGAAGTTGTTCGGCAAGAGCGCACGAGGAGAGGGCAGCGACAACGCGACTGCCCGACACCGTGCACCACGCCATGGAGACGCGGAGGGCCAGAGCGGCGACCGCCCGCTGTTCCGGGACCAGGTCGGTGACATTCCCGGTGGTCAGGGCGCGCCGTCTGTTGACCCTGCCCAGTCCGGACGCATAGGTTTCGGGGAACCGTCAGCCTCAAGTGCGGGTGGAGGGTTCGCCTCCGACCCGTACGCGTCCCATGCCCCTGGGGGGCAGCCGCGGCAGGAGGATCCGTCCATGTCGGCCCTGGTGTGTACGAGGTGCGGTAACCGCAACGCGGAGAACAGCCGCTTCTGCTCCAACTGCGGTGCGCCGCTGCGACCCGGTGCGGTCCCGGAGCGTCCGTCCGAGACCACGTCCACGATCTCCATCTCGGGCCTCGAGGCCTACGATGCCGAGGTCACCGGCCAGACGCAGATGCCGACGCTCTCTCCGGAGGCGCAGGCGGCCGTCGACGCGCTGCCGCTCGGCTCGGCGCTCCTGGTGGTGCGCCGCGGTCCGAACTCGGGCAGCCGCTTCCTGCTGGACAGTGACCTGACCACGGCCGGGCGTCATCCGCAGAGCGACATCTTCCTGGACGACGTGACCGTGTCGCGTCGGCATGTGGAGTTCCGTCGCGCCGCGGACGGCTCGTTCACGGTCGCCGACGTGGGCAGCCTGAACGGTACGTACGTCAACAGGGAGCGAATCGACTCGGTCCCGCTGTCGAACGGTGACGAGGTGCAGATCGGCAAGTACCGGCTGGTCTTCTACGCGAGCCAGCGAGGCATCTGA